DNA from Metabacillus flavus:
AGCAGCAAATTGAAGGAACGTATCAAAGAAGGTTTGAACACCAAAATTGGATAGGGCGCTTCCGAAGAATACAGGAGTCAATTCACCTTTTCTAACACGTTCAGGATCAAAATCATTGCCGGCCTCATTTAGAAGTTCAAGCTCTCCCAGCGTGTCCTGGTAGGTTGGATTTTCGTAAATATCAGCTGCTTTTTCTTCCATTTCATTTACTTTATAAACGGTCTCTTCTTCATTCCCATTGAAGCGGACAAATGATTCGGAATAGCGGTCATAAATGCCGAGGAAGCGTTTCCCCATTCCTACCGGCCAGTTCATCGGATAGGACTCGATGCCGAGTACCTCTTCAATTTCCGCCAGCAGTTCAAGCGGGTCACGCCCTTCACGGTCCAGCTTGTTCATGAACGTGAATATGGGGATTCCGCGCATCCGGCAGACTTTAAACAGCTTAATTGTTTGCGGCTCGACCCCTTTTGTTGAGTCGATAATCATCACTACACTGTCAACGGCAGTCAGGGTACGGTACGTATCTTCACTGAAGTCTTCATGTCCGGGAGTATCCAGAATGTTGACGTGAAATTCATGATAAGGGAAGCTCATTACACTGGATGTTACAGAGATTCCGCGCTTTTTTTCAATTTCCATCCAGTCGGATGCTGCGAACTTTCCTGATTTCTTTCCTTTTACGGTACCCGCAGAACGGATCACGTTTCCGAAGAGAAGCAGTTTTTCTGTTAATGTTGTTTTCCCGGCATCCGGGTGGGAAATAATCGCAAACGTTTTGCGCTTATTAATTTCCTGTTTTAAGTTCATGTATATACCTCGTTCTATATCAGTTTATTCAGCTCTTAGAGAAGAGTCGGGTTTAAATATCAAGATGCACTTCAAAAAATATACCATAAATGAAGGTTAAAAAGCTATCGGGTCCGGTGCCCAATTATCATATTCCACTTGCGCTGAATTGTCTCAATCTTTTGGTTTTCGTGAATCCGGCTATTCTTTTTTGCCGAACTGCTGTCGTTTCAGCTTTAAGAACAGACCTATTTTTGCTGCAATAGAAGGAAATACAGAGGACTTTGTCAAAGTTTCTATAATGAAATGGAGGAATGAACGTGACAGCATCCTTAACAGAACTGCTTCGCATCAATTATCCCATCATCCAAGCGCCAATGGCAGGAGGCATTACCGGCCCGGAACTGGTTTGCGCTGTGTCCCGCTCAGGCTGCCTCGGCTCAATCGGTGCAGGCTATATGGCACCTGGAGACCTTTCAGCGTTACTCTCAGATATCAAAAAGAACATCAATCAGCCCTATTCCGTCAACCTTTTTGTCCCTGAACAGCCTGATGCCTCCCGGAGTGAAATTCAAAATGCGTTTGAAGCCTTGCGCTCATTCCGTGAAGAACTCCATATAGATGAAAATCCCCCCGTATTTAATGAAGGGACGAGCATTTATGAGGAGCAGCTCGAAATCGTTTTAAAGGAAAAGGTTCCCGTATGCTCCTTTACCTTTGGCATGCCGGCAAAACACATCATTCAGGAATTAAAGGATAACGGATCCATCGTTATTGGCACGGCCACTTCCGTGATGGAAGCAATCCTTCTTGAAGAACAAGGAGTTGATGCCATCGTCGCCCAGGGAAGTGAAGCAGGCGGACACCGCGGAACGTTTTCAGGTCCGCCCTTTCATCACATGATGGGGCTGATGTCTCTCATTCCGCAGATTTGCGACTTTGTTAAAATACCCGTCATTGCAGCTGGCGGAATTATGGATGCACGAGGATATAGAGCTGCCCTTTGCTTAGGAGCGCAGGGCGTTCAAATGGGAACGGCCTTTTTAACGGCTTTTGAGAGCAGCGCTCATCCTGCATACAAAGAAGCGGTTTTGAACGCACGCGAGGATCAGGTAGTGGTTACGAATGCTTTCTCAGGAAAAGAAGCACGCGGAATTAAAAATCAGTTCATATATGAAATGGAAAAAGAAACAAGAATTCTCCCCTACCCGCTGCAAAATGATTTAACAAAGGAAATCCGAAAAGCGGCTTCGGAACAAAATAACGCAGAGTATATGTCATTATGGTGCGGACAAAGCCCTAGGCTTAGCCGCAGCCAGTCTGTAGAAAGCCTGGTTCAATCGATTTTATCTTTATCAAAGGATGCGACATTATGATTGTCACCTTTATACATTCCGAAGAAGCGGTTCCTCTCAGGCAAAAGCTGCTAAGACCCGGCCAGCCCGTAAGCTCTTGCCGCTACGAGAATGATAATAACGAAAGTTCCTTCCACCTGGGGTGCTATGAAGATGAACTCCTAATCAGCATTGCAAGCTTTTCGGAAGAAGTCATTCCGCTTCTATCTGGAGATCATCAGTACCGCTTGCGGGGCATGGCTACCCTGCAGGAATACCGAAACAGAAAGGCAGGCAGCTCTTTGCTTATTAAAGCGGAACAGGTGCTCGCCGAAAGAAAAGTGGATTTGTGGTGGTGCAATGCGAGAACAAGTGTGGAAGCGTATTACTTAAAGCAGGGATTGCATCCGGTTGGAGGAGTTTTTGAAATAGAAGGAATCGGACCTCATCAGGTCATGTATAAACAGTTAAAATAGGGATATCCAGTTGGTTTCCGCTGCAGGATGGCTCGCTCTTAGGAAAGCGAGCGCTTAAGTCTCCTCGGTCCCAAGTGCCTGCAGCCTATACCGCTTTTGTTCAAAAAAACAACAGTAATCTTTTAGGAAAGAGTCATTTTATTTAGCCAGCTTAAAAACAACTTAAGTCACTCCATCTTTTGATTGAAAATTTTAATTGAAAATCAGATTAACCTTAAGGTAAGAAAAAGAAGGAGGCGTCTAATAATGCCATTAGAAATATGGATTGCTATCGGAATAGCGCTATTTGGCGGGGCACTAGGAAGTCATATGAACAACAAGAAAAAGAGATAAAAAAAGCCTGCCACTCATTAAAGCTCGAGTAATGAGCTGGCCATTTATTTGATTTCCAGATGTTTTGTGCAATTATAAAGGCCGCATGACCACTTTGAGTCTTCTATTAGAAGATGCGTGATCGAGGTATTTTTTAATGGCTCACGTTCTTCATTCACCGGCGTTAGTTCCTGAAGAAGATGCCTGATAAATGAACCATGGGTCACCATTAGAATGTTCTTTCCGGGATGCTTCTTTAGGATCTCTTCAACAAATTCTACCCCTCTTTTTGTCACTTGCCTGGACTGCTCTCTGCCCAGGTCAAGTTCTCTCCAGCCAGTTCCCCATTTGTCCAAACGTTCAGCTTCTGTTGTTCCTTCAATTTCTCCGCCTCCAGTTTCCCGGATGCGTTCATCTGTTAACACCTCTAATCCTCCATGCTTCTTACTGATGAAATCTGCCGTTTGTTTTGCACGTAGCAGCGGACTCGAATAAAGGAGATCCCAATCTTCCCCCTTAAGACGTTCTGCCAGCATTTCCGCTTCTTTAAGCCCTTGTTCATGAAGCGGAATATCGGAGCTGCCCTGCGCTCTTCCCTCTATATTCCATTCCGTGATGCCATGTCTGACAATCCCCAACTTAGTCAATTATTCCACTTCCATTCTTTAAATTTCTTAGTGTTATAGACTATTTTATCGCGTTCTGATGGACAAGTCTCCATTGACACATTACATAGGCCATGATAATATACTTAAAACCAAGTAATTATATAGGATTAATTAAATTATCAAGAGTGAACGAGAGAACTGGCTCTATGACTTCACAGCAACCTCCATTTGGAAAGGTGCTCCTACCAGCAAAGCGCGATGCTTTGGCCGATAAAGAAATGTTGACCGTAAACTTTCTTAGCAGCCAATGCCAAAGAAGGTTTTTTTATTTGGCTGTTTCAAAGCTATCAAACAGAGTCTATTGTTTTAAGGAGGAAGGCAGTTATGAAAGAACTGAAAAGAGTAATGACTGGCGCTCAGTCCTTTTCCATTCATAAGAGTTCTGAACAGGCCATTCTTTTGTGCCATGGCTTCAACGGCACCCCTCAGAGTATGGAATCGCTGGGAGAAAAATTTGCCTCATTGGGCTATTCTGTTTATGCTCCCAGGCTTGCCGGACATGGTACATGTCCGTCCGATATGGAGCTTTGCTCGGTTCAAGACTGGTACCGCTCCTTGGAAACTGCTTATTTAAAATTAAGAAGCCGATTTAAAAAAGTATTTGTTATCGGACAATCCATGGGCGGCAGCCTGACGATTAAGCTTGCCAGCCAATTCACGCAAATCGATGGAATAGGTCTTATTAATGCAGCACTTGAAGTTCCAGAGTATGAAAAGATTGTGGGAGATACAGGTTTCATTAAAGAAGGACGGCCAGATATAAAGGATCCGTCTGTGGAGGAAATCGCTTATGAAAAAATACCTGTTAAAGCCATTTCCGAGCTGAGAAAAGCTATGAATGAAGCAAAAGTCAAGCTTGCAGAAGTCACGTGTCCAGTCGTTGTATTCTGTTCTCCGGAGGATCATGTTGTTCCTGCCGCCTGTTCTGAAAAGATTATGGAGTCCATTTCCGCCAACAGAAAAAAGGTGATTAGCCTTCCAAATTCTTATCATGTAGCCTCCATGGATTTTGACCAGGATTTGATCGTAAGAGAAGCCAATCAATTTTTTTCCATACAAAAAACAGCCCTTCCTGCTAATAGGAAGAGCATGAACGCCTGAATTCTAGGCTGCTTGAACCTTTTGATTAAGCAGCTTCGCTTGAATAAGCCGTCTTCTTACAGCAATTCCAATCCAGCTCGCCAGCGCCGCTTTTATGAGGCCAACTGCTACAAATGGCCAGACACCAACAGCAAGTGCCTTGTCCCACGGCAAACCTAAGACGATTTTTAGCCACACCGTTCCGAAGAGCAATGTAACCAGCATCCCAATCGTGTTTGCGGCGAGCGCAAACATGAGCGTAAACTTTGTTTTTTCAAGGAAATATCCTGTTAAAAACGCCGCCGCAATGAATCCGATTATGTATCCCCCGGTTGGCCCCGCCAATATGTGAAGACCGCCTTTCGCCTCCGCAAAGACAGGCAGGCCAATCATTCCAAGACCAGCATATACAGCCATAGCCAAGGCCCCATACCGGCTGCCGAGAATAGTAGCCGCAATTCCTACTGCTAATGTCTGTCCGCTAATCGGAACGATTGGAAGCGGAATTTCAATTTGTGCAAATACAGCTGTGATTGCCGCAAACATTCCAGATAAAATAAGCATGCGGAGCTTTTCCCTTTGTTTTTGCATCATTCTCTTCCCCTTTGTTAACCTTTATAAACTTAAAGTTAACATAAGGAATCGATTTCTGTAAAAGGTTTTACAGAATATAGGTTCCGCCATGCCACATTTTCTCACGGGGCTCCCTATTATTTTTTTCATAGAAAGAAACCGCGTAAATCCCTTTTTCATGATGACATTCTGATTTTCTAAAGCTTACGAACGTGTCTCCCAACGATATTTTCACGTCTTCACCCTCTTTTTCATCTTTCTCCAGCTGAAGCCACTCCGACCATTGAGAAGCCGCCTTCTCAGGATTTTCAGAGAGGTAGATGACTTCACGGATCATTTTTATTCCATTTGGGTGAGGCGCAAGTGCTCCCGTCCGAATTAAATCCTCTTTTCTAACTTCATCCGACTCGCCCCATTCGATGAAAAACGGCAGAGGAAATTCTGATTCCGGCTGTTCGGCGAAAAGCATCCTCCAGGAGATTTTGGTCCCGTCAGCCCTAGTCCGGCTTCCTGAAAAAGGACCTTTCACCGTAAGCCCTGCACCCTTCAATTTTTCAGCTAACACATCCATCTCATTGGTTCGAATGGCCATTTGACAAAGGCTTTCATTTTCCTGGCGGGCACACATTTGAATGAGCGGGTTGTCCGATTTTTCAGCCTTGTCTTTATCCTCAATTGCCAGAAATTCAAGATACGCGAGACTAAAATAGCTTAAACTGTTTGCTGTTCCCCAATTCTCATGGCTTCCCCCGGGAACTGTATGAAAACCGAGCAATTGAAATTCAGCTCCCGCTTGAACGGGCGGCTGTTTTACATAATGAACGATATGATCGAGCTTCATCTGCATCCCTCCCATTATTTAGTTTTATAGTAGAGGGATTTGGGAGAAATAACAAGAAAGCAGCTAATCTCTATAGTTATCCGTTTGGCGCTCCTCCTTAATTAGCAGTTCCCAGGAGCTTTTCCCGCGGTACTCCATTCCCCACCGATCCTTGAGCAAGCTTGCCGTTAGCCCAATAAATAAAAGACCCGCTGCAGCTAAAAGAAATTCAATCATCGTTCTCCCCCTTTTAGGTACAAGTGTATGTCAAGGGGGGAGTGGTTATGTTCGTTCGGAGGTTACTTTCCACCCAAAATACATCAGACAAAAAGGAACAAAAAACGAGCGATTCACTTCTTTTCCGACACATGAATATGAATAATAATACATGTTTATATAAATTAATCTTTATAAAATCACATTAAATCTATAAATGTATGCAAAATAACTAATATTAATTCATTTTTCTCTTTTTCTCTTGCTCAACCTGTGATAATCTTTTCTTGTATTGTAATTTTTTGATAGATACATAGAAAGGAAGGGGAACTATGGGTAAAAAGAGCTTGTCTATTTTAATGGCAATGATGGTGTTTTTCACATTTGGTTTCGCCCCGGTTCAGGCAATAACAACAAGTGAGTCTGTGTCAGCAGCAACTATGAAAGCAAGCCAGTCCCTCATCTCCATGACGGAAGAAAGAGAGATTGAAGTTACCGCCGATCTGGGTTATTCGGCAGACTTAAGCAAGCTGCAATGGACCTTTGGCGGAAAGCCTCTTGATCAGTGGAAGCAATGGGATCCTTCTGCAAAGAAATACTCCGGTTCACCTTACATTACGTTTTCAGAACCGCCTGCCTACATAGATGGAACAACCAAGATTAAAGCGAAACTGAAGTTCAGCCTCCTCTACGGAACAGAGGATGTCTCCCCAAGAAGTCTTCGCACGCTTTACCCTGCCTTAATCGGAACCTATGAATTAGCCGTAAAAGATCCTGCAAAGGGACAAGCCGCGAACGTTCCTCTTAAATTGAACGTCTATGATGAATATTTAAAATGGGATGAAATTAAGCCTGCCATCGATAAAATCAGCAAGGAAGCCATCAACGGCCGCTATGTTTCTTATCAAACGCTCGGGTCTTCATCTGAAGGAAGACCGATGCACTTTATGGTTCTCGCAAAGGATAAAGCCTCTGTTGATCAATATTTAAATCAAATCGCCCAGCAAAAACTTGAAAATCCAGCAGAATTGAAGAAAAAAATGGCAAATGGCCAGCTGAAGAATTATAAAGTGCCCATCTGGATCAACAATATCCACCCAGACGAGTCACCGGGAGTGGACGCCATTGTAGAGCTGTACCGCATTTTTGCCACAGAAAAGAGCAAATCCTTTAAAACGGCCGACAACCAGGGCCGGGAGAAGGAAACGAGTATCAATATCGACAAAGCTCTCGACAATGTCATTTTTCTTTTCAACTTCACGCAAAATCCGGATGGGCGCGTATACAATACCCGTCAAAATGCAAACGGATTTGATTTAAACCGTGACAATACGTACCAAACGCAAATCGAAACTCAAAATCTCGCAAAAGGCCTTTCAAAATGGCTTCCGGTATCCCTGCTTGATTTCCATGGATTTTACGATGAGTTTGTTATTGAACCTTGTACTCCTCCTCATAATCAAAATTATGAATATGACCTGCTTATGGATGGTATGGTCGAACAGGCAGAACAGATGGGAAAAGCGGGAATCGCCAATACAAAATATGATAGCTACCTGATCCCCTTAAAGGATTGGCCGAACAAATTCGATGATGCCACACCTTCTTACACCTCCACCTTCTCTATGTTCCATGGAGCAATGGGACATACGGTTGAGATTCCTGACCTTAATGCGGAATCCTACAAAGCTCTCGTAAATGCTGGTTTAGGGGCAGCCAAATATGTATCTGAAAACAAACAGGAGCTATTTAGGAATCAGCTTGATATTTACGAGCGCGGCATATTGGGCAAGGACGACCGGGCTACAGACAAATGGTTTGTCAATCCGGAAGGTGAAGAAATCGGACGCGACCGCAAAGGAAATAAAAGTTTTTTCCCGGATTACTATGTCATCCCTGTAGATAAGAAGCTTCAAAAGAACGTACTTGAAGCACATAAAATGGCCGACTATTTGATTCGCAATGGCATCAAGGTCAGCCAATCATCCAAAACGATTAAGGCCGGAAAACAAACGTATCCAAAGGGCTCTTATGTCATTGATATGAAACAGGCAAAACGCGGATTCGTCAATGCCGTCCTTTATGATGGAGAGGATTTATCAGATTGGGAAGAAATGTACGCTGAAGTGGTTAACAGCTTCCATGACCTCCGCGGGTTCACCCGAATGGAAGTCCGCTCTGCAAATGCCTTTGCAAAAGGACTGCAGCCGGTGAAAAAAGTGACGGCTCCAAAGACGGAGGTAAAGGAAAAAGCGGACAGCTACGTCGTTAAGAATTCCAGCAACGAAGCCGTAAAAGCCGTGAACAAGCTTCTCAGAATGAAGGCTCCCGTTCAGCAGCTGACGGCAGGAGGCAAGGGCTATGCAGCAGGAGATTATGTGATATCCGGCAAGGAATTGGGATTGGTTAAAGACAGCTATTACCTGGATCTCATGTCTTATGATAAAAAAGGCAAAACGAAAGTACTCAAGCAGCCTAAAGTATTCAGCACCGGATCGGCCGCTTCGAAATATGTACTAAAAGAACTGGGATTTGAAATTGCCAAAAGTGAAAACGAAGCCGATGTTGTAGTGGATGATGCAGGACTCGCAGCCAAGGCGCTTATCCAAACCGGCAAGCCATATATCGGAATCGGAAGCAGCTCACTGAACTTTGCAGAGAAAGAGAATCTGCTGCCGGGATTTGATTACTCCACCACCACCGGTTCCCGAGCATCCCATGAAGGACTTTTGTGGACAGATGTATCAGCAGGCCAGATGATGACAAGCGGATATGCGAAAAAAGAAAAATTATATATCGCCACAGGCTCCTACATTAAAGCTGTTCCAAAAGATGCAGCGATTCTTGCAAAAGTTGCTAATCAACCCAACTTTTTCATTAGCGGATGGTGGCCGAAGCATGAAGTTCTGCAAGGCCAAACCATTGCCTTCACGAAGGGAAATATCACCTTATTTGCAAACGACATAACCAATAAAGCACACCCGCAGTATAGCTATCGATTGCTTGCAAATTCTATTTATGCGGCGATGAAATAAAATCTTAAAGGCAGACGGTCCAAAACCGTTTGCTTTTTTTTTGGCTCCTTTCTAAAAAGATTCTTGTTCTTAAATAAGGTCTATAGACAACAATTGGTAGGTTGATAGAAGAGGGAGGTGCGAGACTCCTAAGGTAGCAGCGGAAAAGGTGAAACCCTGCAGGCACTATACTCAGAAGGCTCACCGCCGATCAGGTGGAAAACAACCGAGCCATCCTAAGATAAGCACTTGAAGCGGGAATCAACAGGGAAGCTGAAGAATACAAATGTTATTAAAATGCCCCTCTTTCTAGCATTCTTTCAACTGCGTTTTAAACAATTAAATCAGGAAAAAAGCCTGTGTTTACATAGTGGTATTTAGACCTTTTTTTATTTTATTTCATTTTTTTGAAATTTTATTGAAAACGATACCATATTAAGTTATAATCATCTCAAGATAAAAAGAAAGCGCTATCAAAAAGCGCTGGAAATGCTGCATTCTGTCATCCGTTATGCACGAATCTATTAGTCTATGTTTTGTATGGCTGAAGGACAGATCTGCAAAGCATCACTAAGTTTGATTGCAAGGAGGGGTGTTTGCGTCCGTAAAAATCTACATTGGTTTATCTGCTTTTACGAGGAAAGGCGCAATTAGCTTCTAAGGACAAGCCGTATTTATGTGTTCAGGGGTCAGCAGTGATCATGATACATATGCACATGGCAAAGAAACCAAGGCTGGATGCAAACTTAATATCGGGGAATACATTTTTAAAAACTTAGGGGGAGAAATGAACATGTTAAATAAAAAGACACTGCTGCTATCATCTGCATTAATTTTAGGTCTTGCAGGCTGTTCTACTGGCGGAGGAGACAAAACCAGTTCTTCAAGCAATAAAGGCGACGTCACCCTTAATATTTTCCAGGGTAAAGTGGAATTTAAAACTCAATTTGAAGATTTGGCTAAGAAATATGAAGAAGAGCATCCGGATGTAAGCATTAAGGTACAAACGGTAGGCGGCGGTAATGACTACGCAGGAACATTGAAAACGAAGCTTGCTTCAGGGGAAGAACCTACAATCTTTACAGTATCCGGCCAAACAGACATCGATCAGTACCGTGATCGTCTTTCAGATCTTAAAGACACGAAAGCAGCTGATTTAGCGGTTGAAGGGGCCCTTGATAACGTTAAGCAAGGTGACGAAATCGTAGGACTTCCTGTTAATCTTGAAGGATACGGAATTATCTATAATAAGAAGATTTTTAAAGACGCAGGGATTGATCCGGCTTCTATTAAGTCCATGGAAGATTTGAAAAAGGCTGCAGAAACACTTGATAGCCAAAAAGACAAGTTAAAGCTTGATGCGGTATTTGCACTGGCTGCAAAAGAAAAATGGGTTCAAGGAAACCATGCTGCGAACGTATTTGTCGGCGATGATTTCAAATACGATCCTAAAGCAACCTACGAAGCAAAAGATGTACCATTAAAAAACAGCGCTGCATTTAAGGAGTACATCGATCTTCAGAATAAATATTCTGCACAGCCGGTAATCAACCTGGATTACTCCCAGCAGGTTGAAGAATTGTTTTCTACCGGACGCGTAGCTATGATCCAGCAAGGTAACTGGGTTTATCCAACCGTTGAACAAATGGATCCTGAGCTAGCGGAAAAAGGCATTGGCATTATTCCAATCCCGTTAAACGGCGAAGCAAAAATGCCTGTAGGTGTACCTAGTTACTACGTTGTAAACAAAAAAGCAGATGAGAAACAGCAAAAAGCGGCTCGCGACTTCCTGGATTGGATGTATACTTCCGACACAGGTAAGGAAGCTGTTCTATCAGAATTTAAGTTTATCCCTGCCTATGAAGAATATGATTCAAGCAAAATCGCTGATCCACTGTCTAAAGAAATTTACAAGTATACACAGGATGGAAACACTACAACTTGGGTATTCCAGAACTTCCCTCTTGATTGGAGCGATATGTTCGGTGCTGAAGTGCAAAAGTACCTGGCAGGAAAATCTTCATGGGATGATCTTGTGAAAGAAATGCAGTCAAAATGGTCGAACGCACGTAAATAAAAGCTAGAAAAGAAAAAGATAACAAGATCTTTGTTATCTTTTTCTTTACATAATTCAGATTGAAATGAGGTTCAGCCATGATGAAAAATAAAGATGTAATGTTTTGGGTATTTCTGGCACCGGTTTTACTAGCTCTCGGCATCGTCATCATCGTTCCCCTTATATACGGCGTATACTATTCTTTTACCGATTGGGATGGAGTAAACGAAGCCCAATTTATCGGAATGGAAAACTATCTTAATCTTTTTTCGGATAAAGATTTCCTGAATTCACTCTGGTTCACCTTTAAGTTCTCAGTTGCTACCGTCATTATCGTGAATCTTATCGGTCTCGGCCTCGCAATGCTTGTTACCTCTTATATTAAATCAAAGAATTTACTTCGGACAATATTCTTTATGCCGAATCTCATTGGCGGACTGATCCTTGGTTTCATTTGGCAGTTTGTTTTCACTAAAGTTTTCGATGCGATTGGACGGGCCACAGGCATTGAATGGATGCAAGGCTGGCTATCTGATTCCACCACAGGATTCTGGGGCATGGTTATTTTGACAAGCTGGCAAATGGCCGGCTATATCATGATCATTTATGTTGCATACCTTGAAAATGTGCCGCAGGATTTGCTGGAAGCTGCAGAAATCGATGGAGCCAATTCATTCCAAAGATTCCGCAGCATTACCTTCCCTTTGGTGGCACCTGCATTTACGGTCAGCTTGTTCTTGACCCTATCCCACTCGTTTAAAGTATATGACCAGAACTTAGCCCTTACAAACGGGGGGCCTTACAATTCTACACAGGCCGTATCAATGGATATTGTTAATACAGCCTTCCAGGTTAACCAAATGGCATCTGCCCAAGCTAAAGCCATTATCTTCTTCATTATTATTGCAGCGATA
Protein-coding regions in this window:
- a CDS encoding carbohydrate ABC transporter permease — translated: MKNKDVMFWVFLAPVLLALGIVIIVPLIYGVYYSFTDWDGVNEAQFIGMENYLNLFSDKDFLNSLWFTFKFSVATVIIVNLIGLGLAMLVTSYIKSKNLLRTIFFMPNLIGGLILGFIWQFVFTKVFDAIGRATGIEWMQGWLSDSTTGFWGMVILTSWQMAGYIMIIYVAYLENVPQDLLEAAEIDGANSFQRFRSITFPLVAPAFTVSLFLTLSHSFKVYDQNLALTNGGPYNSTQAVSMDIVNTAFQVNQMASAQAKAIIFFIIIAAISLTQVYINKKKEVEL